In Candidatus Margulisiibacteriota bacterium, a genomic segment contains:
- a CDS encoding WYL domain-containing transcriptional regulator, whose translation MEDPRTELTMMNNPNLDRHVLVRMVQIDRQIRDGKYPNANTLAKEFELSPRTMQRDIEALRDFLCADIQYDAVKKGYYYPPGTPEVMPGLKLSDEERFILYLSEIALPEIQPGTQKTFTKLLQKLYLADEMINSEEGLSSHLSFDFGKGKKASGEKAFLALREAINKKVSVKMTYYTAWGKERSERVFDPYHIRWTSSSWLVIGYCHLRKKLRIFAISNIEKIEPTKEKFTIPKDFTPEDFIGNAWGIIKGEPTCIKLCFSDEIAEWIAQRKWHKTQEIVFNKDGSMNLSLTVDGLSEIIPWILGWGKDVTVLEPPELIEVIKDRAKKILGNYD comes from the coding sequence ATGGAAGATCCAAGAACGGAATTAACAATGATGAATAACCCAAACCTAGACCGCCACGTATTAGTAAGAATGGTTCAGATTGACCGTCAAATAAGAGACGGGAAATACCCTAATGCTAATACTTTAGCAAAGGAATTTGAACTTAGTCCCCGCACCATGCAACGCGACATTGAAGCACTTCGAGATTTTCTTTGTGCTGACATCCAATATGATGCTGTTAAAAAAGGTTATTATTATCCTCCGGGAACTCCGGAAGTTATGCCTGGGTTAAAGCTGTCAGATGAAGAGCGTTTTATCTTATATTTATCAGAAATAGCCCTACCAGAAATCCAGCCTGGCACACAAAAGACTTTTACTAAGCTACTCCAAAAGCTCTATCTTGCAGATGAAATGATTAATTCAGAAGAAGGTTTATCCAGCCATCTATCCTTTGATTTTGGTAAAGGGAAAAAGGCAAGCGGAGAGAAAGCTTTCCTTGCACTAAGAGAAGCTATTAATAAAAAGGTATCAGTGAAAATGACCTATTATACTGCTTGGGGCAAAGAAAGAAGTGAACGCGTATTTGATCCTTACCATATCCGTTGGACCTCTTCCAGCTGGTTGGTGATAGGTTACTGTCATCTTCGTAAAAAGTTGCGTATATTTGCCATTTCCAATATCGAGAAAATAGAGCCAACTAAAGAAAAATTTACTATACCAAAAGATTTCACACCTGAAGATTTTATTGGCAATGCTTGGGGCATCATCAAAGGTGAGCCAACTTGTATTAAGTTATGTTTCTCAGATGAAATAGCAGAATGGATTGCTCAACGTAAATGGCATAAAACACAAGAAATAGTCTTTAATAAAGATGGCTCCATGAACCTCTCTTTAACTGTAGATGGACTTTCTGAAATAATCCCTTGGATACTTGGCTGGGGTAAAGATGTTACGGTCTTAGAACCACCAGAGCTAATAGAGGTGATCAAAGATAGAGCTAAGAAGATTTTGGGGAATTATGATTAA